In Fundulus heteroclitus isolate FHET01 chromosome 8, MU-UCD_Fhet_4.1, whole genome shotgun sequence, a genomic segment contains:
- the zgc:153993 gene encoding apoptosis regulator BAX, producing MADSRGDEEAEGEQEVQGAEGGEDVIDDPILEQGVVVLRGYVIERINTEDPNRHVASEDLGGRPQEQDDPEVKEVVEQLLKIADELNRNAEFQRLINQVQANCAKEVFMMVARSIFIDGINWGRVVALFHLAYRLIYRALTTNHLETIRVVISWVLQVIRELLYPWLVQQGGWVGVIHSFSRWRNAAIVASVVVVATIVYYRMKR from the exons ATGGCTGACAGCCGGGGAGACGAGGAGGCAGAGGGCGAGCAGGAAGTGCAAGGCGCTGAGGGAGGAGAAG ATGTGATTGATGATCCCATCTTGGAGCAAGGAGTGGTGGTGCTCAGAGG GTACGTGATAGAGCGTATAAACACGGAGGACCCCAATCGGCATGTTGCCTCTGAGGATTTGGGAGGACGGCCGCAGGAACAAGATGATCCTGAAGTAAAAGAAGTGGTGGAGCAGCTGTTAAAAATAGCCGATGAGCTGAATCGAAATGCAGAGTTCCAGCG ACTGATCAACCAGGTTCAGGCAAACTGTGCCAAGGAAGTCTTCATGATGGTGGCCAGGAGCATTTTTATTGATGGCATCAACTGGGGCCGAGTGGTGGCTCTGTTCCATCTAGCCTACAGACTCATTTACAGG gcCCTGACCACCAACCATCTGGAGACCATCAGAGTAGTCATCAGCTGGGTTCTTCAGGTTATCAGAGAGCTGCTCTACCCTTGGCTAGTGCAGCAGGGAGGATGG GTTGGCGTGATCCACAGCTTTTCACGATGGAGGAATGCAGCCATTGTTGcatctgttgttgttgtagCAACAATTGTTTACTACAGGATGAAACGCTGA